ATCTCGAAGCCGGCCGAGACCCTGGAGGAAGAGCTAGGACCCATTTGAGGTACAGCCCCGGTGCTTGGGCTGGCCTCAGCACGAGACTCGCTCCTAGTAGAAGTCTCGGGGAGCACGCCAGCTTCAGGAGTAACGTTCTCGGATTCGATCCGAGACTCCTCAGCCACTCCAACATGGGGAGTTATTTCGGGTTGATCGGGACTTTGAGTTCCAGGAGCAGATCCCGGCACCCCCTGATCAATCACTTCCCGAGAGGGGCAAGGCTCTTCAACGTCCTCAGCCTCGGACAGTCCAGTAGGAGTCTCGGTTTGTATAGGCGCAGAACATGAAACTCGGGGGGTGGAGTACCCCGTTTCAAGATTTTCTTCAGGGGGTGGTGGTGTTTCTGGACGTtccgaagaaggagttcggggagtaccttcTACTTCAGATTCTTCAGCCAAAGGCTCGTCTAGGGGGGTGCCGACTTCTTCATCCATCTCTTCGAGAAAGTCACCACTTGAAGCGACAGGCTCTTGACGCACTTCCTCTTTGTCGGAAGGTATTATAACCGCTTTACCCCACAATCGCCCGGCGTCCGCAAGTCTTTGAGCCATTCGGTCCTGGCCTGTAAGCTTCCGTTTCCTGGCCGGATGCTTTACCCTACGCGCAACTGGGACATCTCGGGCCTCAggtacatttccttctccttctccagacctctcaggtaccgcacattgttcaccatggaacgaagcctcggagccagactcatcccgtgaaacaaaggaaggagcaggactagcctcgggaatgaaaccccgaaagctggcaGACCCCTCTTCAACGCTTACCCTAGGTGATGGAGCCGAAGGAGGAGTTCTCCTCGCACCCGAGGCGGCCAAAggaatcttctgtttcttttgtgcaggAACATCCCCGAGAACTTCCTCAGGTGACCTCTTCTTAGTCATAGGTCTCGGGGATGGAGGGGcttcattcctcttcttgacagctcccctcttggtgattaactgtttgtctctcggaatgtcatatccgagaaactgcctcatattctcctcggtgacgagattgtcaaaatcgacttcttcaaacttgtcgGCCTTGACTctggcagcggaccacccacttatctccttaACATCCTCCAGTTCGGATACAGTGAGCGAAGGGGGGTCACTTCGGTCAGGTCGCAACAactgccaagtccgaggcatcatacgatcttcaggaaggagagtaccttcggggcattcccactccccggaaactctgaaaaactgcatctcccagaacttgttgttcgtcagcccactcttgagcttgatgaaaacAGGCGGGTGACGGCTGCAGAGTTCAATCATTCCCTCTGCAGTCTGCCTCGGCCTATAGATGTGGAAGAATTGCAGGatgttcatctccttctttaACACAAGCCTCCATAGGATGTAAGAGGCAAACAGGTACCGCCAAGCATTTGGCATTATCTGACTGGGCGcgatcatcagaaaaagaacgaagtctcgagcaatctccggaaacggtaatcgaagcccagcaagaaacatcctctcataaaGGGTAATATCGCCGCCATTAATGAACCGAGCTCCAGGCGCCTGATAGAACATCTTCacagttggagaaatttcatagttcgagcgaaggacaccctcatgcttcgcgaagatgatggaatcgaccctgctctccaaaggagaaagatccacagagccgtcggGTCTCTTTGTCCGAACCCGAGACGAGGCTGAGacagctttcttgggagccatggaagaaagaagaaaggcagaaacagaaaaatacagagaaaggaaaagtttggggaggaagacgacaatggagtatcgagaaaaagaagtatcagtgagtgaacagtacaatatcccaactttaaacgcctccactaccacgtgtccgaaatgccaaagggcgctgtcgattcaaaatttccgaagaggaaaaggcgcgccttccgtaaATTCAGCATTAAATACGCTGCCTCGACGATACCatttaatgatgacaaaaaggcGGCTGTGCAGAGATGACGTCGACGTTGGGAAAAGAAGcggtcaaattcaaaatttgaactgttgaaaagacgcgccctgcgCAAACATCAGATACAGACTGGCAGCtggaaagtaattctcttatttccgtttatttctgaaattagagaattaggggggtaactgttagggataaaatcaaccctagagacacgtggatccaatgacatctcggagttatgtctcggctacttgttccgcatggttctatccagcaaagggaaggacgtttaggtccgaagacatctcggagatatgacgatgtctcggtcttaaaattccaggttacggtgtgtaaaatatcccgagatctcccagccaagatggagtgaacgtatctcggatatttgtgcctcggagtaataacacctcggtacgatatcgagtcggtgcggtatcttctcggggtgatatccattggatgagtcaacatctcagagtataaacatctcggacttacacaaccctgttatggtgcggatatatcccgagatctccaggtaaaagcagaaacgtctcggatatcatcacctcggaggtcagctgaaatgtgctacagtctcttaggaaggtgccatgcgccacacccgtctcagaattcgataaggatagaatcccaggagatcagggataaactacagatccatgatttatgggataagatgattattgacatggaatcgaatttaaagaagtacaaacgcaatcaactgcggattcaacactcctattcaaattcccagaagatatgatgaaaattcaaaccgggctaggactcctcaaactcctaatccaactcaatgtcaagaaggtccggcctataaataaagatcgtcacaccaggtataagatacgaattctctaagctcttgagattaagattaaggattctatacagaaaaccttttagactgacttaggcatcggagtgggcgtggtcggcacccccgacgagttgtttgttcctttttgcagggttgaagtgttcggtaaaaagtcaggcagcgaatccttaggcgacacgtcaccataccggaaactgtaccaacaaccTTAAAGAAACAAATCTATCCTTGTACTTCCAAGACATCTCAGCCTTTAGCGCCGCCAATGCCACGGTCATCCCAGTTGCAGGTATTGCCGGCAAGGCTTGGACATTCACCCAATTTGGAACCGTCTTTGTCACCGATGACTTTATCACCGAAAGCGCAGATCCAAATTCGCCTGAAGTTGGCCGTGCCCAAGGCATGTACGTGACGGCGGGGTTGGACGGGTTGAATTCACTTGTGATGATATCAATAGTGTTCACAAATAAGGAATACAGTGGAAGCACGTTGGAAATACAAGGTGTTAGCAAGCAATTTGAGGCAGTTAGAGAGGTTTCAGTGGTGGGTGGGACAGGGAAATTCCGGTTTGCTAGGGGCTATGTGACTTTTGAGACATATTCGTTCCATGTTCCAACCCACCACGCTGTTATTCGGTGCAACATGACAGTGCAACATTACTAGTTGAATATCGCTTATcctttatgttatatatatatatatatatatatatatatatatatatatatatatatatatatatatatatatatatatatatatagaactctTCTCTGCATCTTACGTTCACTATGTTGTTGTTGATCTAGGATTGTTAACTTCATCTTGATTACCACTTGATCAGTGTTTGCCTTGGACTCTCTGTGTGGCTTGAGATAGGATATCGTTGACAAATCCCAAGGTCTAACCAACCTTTTATTTAAGGGAGAAGGCAGAAAATCATACAAGAGTTAATTATAGATCTAATTAATACCAAACAAAATGCCTAAGAAAACATCGATCAGTAATACACCTCCCTACCTAGGCTTGCCACGAAAAATCCAAGCATTCTTTTCCCTTCCTCATGGATGAGTGGATTATGTATCAACTTCGAGTCGTTGCACAAAAGAACGTGGTTGTATTGGATTCCCATGTTTGAAACTAATCTCTTTGATAAACCTTTCTtcatatcaaaatttccaaCACTTCATTGAGTGGGAAGTTCCATTTTCATGCATCTTCCTAAAAACCAACATTGTATTTGATTCCCATTTTGTAATGTAACTTGAACGAACAGTTAGTAAATGTTATACAACCGATCACAATCATATTTGATTCCCCTAGTGTGAGATATGCCCCCGACACATGCAGACGATTGGTAAGAAATTCTCTTAAGGAGCCCTTCTTTGATTATTAAGGTGGAAAGAGTGTTCAAaagcgcatatatatatatatatatatatatatatatatatatatatatatatatatatatattttgtacttGAGCCATACACTTACGATCATAATGCACCAATGTCCACGTAGGCCCACTCTATTGATATTGACTCGATGATGTCAATTTTTATAAGTATtcaacgatatatatatattttgtacttGAGCCATACACTTACGATCATAATGCACCAATGTCCACATAGGCCCACTCTATTGATATTGACTCGATGATGTCAATTTTTATAAGTATTCAACGatttaatactatatatacttatacataGTTAGTACCAAAACATTGTAATCAACAACCATTCGATCTCGTACTCAATGAACCGCGTCTGAATCCATATTCCATGTGGAACTTGACTTCAATATCAAATGatacaaaatttaaatagaaCTTACTCTTAAAAATTGGCTTACAATGAAAGAGTACCAATAATTTATATACAGATAATTAAGTAGATTTCACTTAAACTATGTAGAACACTTAAGATCATAACAATACTCTTATGTTTGATTGCAagtaaaacattaaaaaatttggagaaaaatatatatggtaCTAGTGATCATATGAATTCAACGACACGCATGTTTAGTaacacattattttttattatattatattatatttgaaatataaattgttttgctaaatttgaattctactcaaatttaattcagaatttttatttttgtctcagattttttaaatcatcaaaacataatttcaaaaaataaatttgtttggtattcataattttaaatataataaaatataataaaaaaaatcgcaAAGCTAAACGTGCGTCCAAAGATTCTTTAAGATTCTTTAAATGTCGCTGTGGCCAAAGATAAAGCACGCACCAGCTTTAATTATGGCTGCGTTTAACGTTTCCACATAATAAAGACTTAAAAAGGAATATACTTGAGCTAGAGTAGTGATGACTACAAGGAcaaaccttttatatatattatgcatatgcACATATGGCTttgattatttgtttttttaatcgACTAAGGAAAGAGTTACAAGGAAAGATCTTTTAGCTCAGAGATGGAATTAGGGGGAACGGTGGGGGCCAcccctcaattccaaaaaaaaaactaggtaaaaaaaattgtgaggtaaaaaaaaaattagcctatTGATCtagatcaataattttttttggcgtCTGGTCACTGCCTATAAGAGCTTTTGGCTCTGTCCCTGCCTCAACTTTCAAAACGAAAAAGGAATGAACTCTCAAATAATAATATCAAGATGAAAAACAACAGTACAAAAATATAAacgaaagttaaaaaaataggtTAAATAAGCGATTTAGTCATCTCAAAAGGCCGCACAAAATGATTATCAGATTATGTATACAAATATAAAATGGATACAAATTAAGACAAACATATCTTAATCCTCTTATAACTTTGAGTTAAAGCTAATTGATGAAGGAATCATGGAAGTATAATCACATAGTGAATTCCACAAATTGCACCATAACCTTTTCCCCTCTTGGCTTGTTTTAAAATctaacaaaaaggaaaacacaTCGATGCCAGCCATGCATGTACTAATTATGAACATGTACGCTTGCCCTAATTTCAGCTGCTTAATTCATAGCTCACTAGGCTCatcaaaatgaagaaaaagaagaagaaaagaggagagaGGGGACAGAGGGTGGGGAAGAAAGAGAAGCGTGAATATTATAAGAAGTTTTCCACAAATTGCACATTTGGATTGCATGTCGCTATATTGTTTTAgaaatagtaataagaagtaaTTCATgggatataaaataaaaataagttttgattttgaattttttattattataaaaaaaaaattgttaaaaagtaattgatgtgatataaaaaagtgaaaaaaattgttaaaaaatgattgatatgttaTATAAAGTGGAATGTTTTGGAAttgattttttcataaaataataacaaaaaaaatgaagtggttTGCCAAACATAGTCCACacattgctattttttttttttttttttttttcatagatagTGATGTGATTTTCAAAGGACCACGAAAATTTGCGTACGTTTCTTGTTGGGTTGATGTATCCATGAAGTGGCAGCAACATTACTAATTGCTTTTGAATTAATGTTAAAAGGAagattcatatttttttttgagtctttataaaattgatgtgacttttaaaattactattagatgtATGATTAATCATTATcgaattttaatttaatagtaattttaaaagttacatcaattatagaaagactaaaaaaagatacgagtcttcctttttttttagcatCACTCTACTTTTGGTAATAGATAATGACAATTATATCTATTAACAACTGCTAAAATGTTTGCCGTCCTTTACCCCCATTAACCCATGAGTAATGCTAGctatatatcatatttatttCACAGCTATTCAGTTTTAGTtaattattggattttttttttgcagccAGTGCCGATGGAATCTGAGTGGATGAAGAGAAGGTGAGACCAATCCCAGAATGGCCTACACCCAAGTCAGTGGGAGAAGTAAGAAGTTTCTACGGGTTAGCCACTTTCTATAGAAAGTTTATTCGGAATTTTAGCAGTATTGTAGCATCAATCAACGAGTgtataaagaaaggaaaattgaaCTGGGGTGACGAAGTCGAGAGAAGTTTCTAGATCATCAAAGAAAAACTATGCACGACACTTGTACTTGCTTTACCTGACTTTGACAAGCTATTTGAAGTTGAGTATGATGCATCAATCGCTAGGATAATATCTATGTTATCTCAAGAAGGGAAGCTTATGGAATTTTTTAGTGAAAAGCTTAGAGAAGTAAGACGGAAGTGGTCAACATATGAGTTGGAGTTTTATGCTGTATTAAGAGCCCTCAAGGTGTTGGAGCACTACCTAATCCAATAAGAGTTTGTCCTCTATACCAACCATCAAGTATTAAAGTTCATTAATCGTCAAAACAATCTAAATCGGATTCATGCTCGGTGGGTTTCTTACATCCAACTGTTCACTTTTTCTCTCAAGCATAAGTCGGGAAAACTGAATCATGTAACTGATGCTTTGAGCCGCTGAGGTACCTTGTTGATCAACATGAAAGCTGAAGTGACTGGATTCAAGTGCCTAAAGGAGTTAtatgaggaagatgaagattttggtgaAACCTGGAATCGTTGCAAGGCGGGGCAACCAATTTCTGAGATACATATTCAGGAGAGGTATTTATTTCATGGGAATCGGCTATGCATTCCGAGGAGTTCCTTACGAGAACAAATAATCTAAAAATTACATGTTGGAGGCTTGGGTGGTCATCTTGGACGAGACAAGACTATTTCTTTGGTAGAGGAGCGGTATTACTAGCTGCAATTGAAGAAAGAAGTAGGCAATTTTGTCTGATGCTGCCAAACTTGTCAGGTTTCCAAGGGACAAACCCAAATACAGGATTATACATACTTCTACAAATATCGGAAGCCTCGTGGAAAGATGTATTTATGGATTTTGTATTAGGTCTCCTGAGAACCCAATGAGGAGCAGATTCTATAATGGTCGTTGTGGATAGATTTTCCAAAATGGCTTACTTTGTTGCTAGTAAGAAAACATCTAATGTTGTTCAAGTGGCCAATCTATTTTTTCGAAAGGTGGTTCGATTGCATGGAGTCCCAAAGTCTATTACTTCTGACCAAGACAGCAAGTTCTTGTCTCACTTTTGGCGAACATTATAGAGGCGGTTTGACACAGCATTGAACTTCGGTAGCACGGGTTATCCACAGATGGACGGGCAGACAGAAGTTGTTAATCGAACACTAGGTAATTTACTTCGTTGTATTGCAAGCGACAAACTAAACCAGTGGGACTTGGCTTTAGCTTAGACTGAGTTTGCCTACAACATGGTGAATCAATCTACTGGGAAGGCACCGTTCGAAGTCATCTACGGGAGAGCTCCGAGACTTGCAGTAGATCTTGCAGCTTTACTTAAGTTACCGGGAGCAAGTGTGGCAGTGAAGCATTTAGCAGAATGGGTGAAAGCTACCAAAGAGGGAGTTTCAACATCTAGAAAAATCATATGCTAATTACAAGATGGTAGCAGACAAGGGTTGGTGATCGAAGATTTTTCGAGAAGGAGGTCTTGTGATGGTGTATCTATGCAAGGGGCAACTATTGATTGATGTTTTTGGAAAGATGAGGAATAATAAGTACGGTCCAtgaaaaatacttaaaaagattaatgataatatatatgttgttgatCTTCCCGAGGACTTGGCAATATCTTCAACATTCAACGTTGTagacattttttaatattttccacTGGAAAATTCAGAATGTAACTCGAGGAAGAGTTCTTTTCAAGAAAGGGAGACTGATGCAGGACATACGGTccttgcaaaattaaaaaaaaaaaggtttattttataaacttctatttattttttttttttaggattctGTTTACTATTGCTACTATATAGGAAtaggtttactattgctacaagtatttctcttctataaataggtttacttattatgtaaaactcaatcaattgaattattatcacATTAGAGacttctctctcaaatactatacggagttttatctttcttttagcttgTGAGCTTGTTTTAATCTTTTTGGGTAGAAGATAAAGATGCTTCTCCTTACATAATTAAAGACGCTGctatttgattagttaccttagtcttccacTACGTCACACGCATTAGGGTGTGGGTTCAAATTTTGCAATGGGAATCCTTACACAAGTATGATTAGTGTTAGCCGTTTCAAGTCCTATTGATGTCATGATTGGGATGAGTCAGACTATGACTCAGTTGGACTTGAGGAAGCATCTACGGTTTCCGTTACCGAGGCCACTCCTGTGCGACTCTTGGTGGGTAGGTGCTACTATGGCCACACCCAGATAGAATAACTACAGTTAATTTTATTGGAGTTTATGCCCTAAATCTCATTGTACTGTTGACCTCTaagtttattatgaataaagttgttattcGCTAATCTATTTTTGAGTATATGACATATATTAATTTACATGCttaatattgttatttttgtatattttgcatgtgaaatgCCATTGGATTACATTAAATATGGTCTATGGTGTGATTTAAGAGTTATCACACAAGATCTTAGTCCATAATCTTTGCAGTCTTAAACTTATGGATAGTTCTTAATTGGTAATGGAATTAGGCATTCCATTTGCGAAGACTATTACACATCGAATCTTTGTGATTTACCTTGATCAAGCGAAGTTGAAGTTTTCGGGTTGATGTGTAATGAATGGACCTTGGGAGTTgttttttcatgaaaatactGTCAAAGGGAAAAACTTATACTCCCAATattatttatgatattgattctaaatcttgAGAGAATTGTGTATTCAGATGTGAACTGTAGATTACTTTGATGAATTTATGGGTGAGATTAAAATGATGGTCAACATACTCGGTGTGTTGGGTGATCAcaattaacattgtgagaaagcGTTTTTCAAGatggaatccaaatcctttattaaaaggataagaaatttccCCTTGATATTGATTTTATGGATTGAATTATTCTAAGTATTTGGCCGGATcattttggtatgagatacTGAAATACAAAGTACAGGTGATAAGTTTTTCACGAATACGAGAATAATAGATAAAGTCAGAGGACTTAAGGAAAATGACATAGAGAATTAAATGGCGGTATCTTGGCTTTAATTCTGTTATGGAATCATTgaggaatcaaaagtcaaaattaagtaaatttaaatgattaattgttttaatgaaaaatataaactaaagtacaattacaattttttagttaaatcaattgtaattaaatagtaaaGAATAAGTTGTAAATTTTGAAGAGCAAGTTGAGAGCCCACTCTCTTGGCTATCAACAGTCATTGGTGAGAAGATCTTAAGGTTCATCACATGCTCTTCGTCGAGGAATAAGGAGCTTAATCTTGCCCATATAGCCAAGGGTTGAAGAGTTTGACCTGTTTATTTATATGGATTGTGTTCGGGTCACAAATGCTATACACATCTCTATACAaccatattatatatgttttttttccaATGATCCAGTCATATTctcaatacaattttttaatgaatatatgTTAggatattttttcatatatgtCTTTAATGTGAATCAATTAgtaataaaatacataaaaagatTGCTTCAGTGCTGTACTTTTAAAGTACAGCACAAGTGCTGTAATTTGATAAAGGGTTAGGATTGCTTTAGAATTTTATTAGCCTAAACGGTGACGTTTTgaactccaaaaaaaattaaaccaaaacttGCTATTTGACGCCGTTAAGAGGACTGACCCAGTGGGGAGCGTCACTTTCCAATGTCCTTCATTTGGTGCGAAGAAACATCATCATTTCTCTACTGTTCTTCACCTGGGTTTTGATTGGAGTCTTTTGGGACTTGGGAATTTGGGCTTACTTGGGTGTtcttgctttggttttctctctatttctggCACTTTCTTTTGGGTCTTTTTATCTTATGAGTCTGGAACTTTCGTTTTGgagttttggttttgtttttatggtTTGGCTGATTGGGAATGCTATTCTTAAAGCACAAAAGCCGGATCCAAATGTCTGAGTGTTGTAGGGGAGGATAGGGAACAAAGCTTCAGCATTTGGTCTCTGAGATACTCAGCAAACACCATAACATCCACTTTTTTTCGTTCCCTTCTTTCGCTTCTCCCTTGTCAGCCGGCGACCCCACTCCCATTTTCCGACGATATCTCCGGATTCTCTTTTCTCGCTCAAACTCTAGAGGCAGTTTCTTTTTGGTTGCTTCTTTGAGCTGATCTGAGCTCATAAGCCTAGAAGTCAAAGTCTTGTCTGCCTTTTCAAGCTTTGATTTTCGTTTATCTAAGCTTGACTGAGAAGAGAGAGATATTCAgagcttgaatttttttttttttgcaaaatgaAGGAgcgttaaattattattatttttttccgattatttcttattttgaaaAACTCTGCCGGAAAATTGGAAAAGACGCTCCCTGGGTCAGTCCTCTTAACGGCGTCAAATAGCaagttttggtttaatttttttttgagttcaAAACGTCACCGTTTAGGCTAATAAAATTCTAAAGCAATCCTAACCCTTCATCAAATTACAGCACCTGTGCTGTACTTTTAAAGTACAGCACAGAAGCCGGATCCTAAAAAGATATATAAGGCACCGTCTAGATAAGGGTCATAAACAGATAACTTTTATTAGACTCCTACTCCCTCTCAACATGAGAGTTTTATGTACTTGTGCTCTCAAATTGAGAGCTCATTTATTCTTCTGCTATTACTATTACTATCCTGATAAGGTTTAATAATCCAAGATTTATGattgagatatgatatgtttataatttttatataatttctatacaattctaacaactattttgtcaaattaactattggatttgtttttttatatgggGGTATTACATatccaattatttattttagaaaaagttgttagaattatacaaaaattgtaaatgtatcatatatCTTTATGGTTACATCcatcttacaattttttaacaTACCTCATCCATCatatttttactataaataAAATCATGTAATCGAATCGTATAATCAAAGCCAATAAGAGCATGATATAGTCCTATGGACTTTGCCAATTGCTATATATGTTcgtttgtaaaatatttgtaggattttttttggtacgtagcattactcttattcaAATTTATGTATCATGTTTTAGTTGGGtattttatttctcatttatgaaaccaaaaaataaaaaaatagtttttcatCTTATTCTGCTATTATTTatagacccctaccaaacacaACCTCTCACAATATTGGAAGAATCTGGAACAACAACCGTGACTATGACATGCAAACATATACCACCCcccctcctcttctttttttttttttttttttttttttttttttttagggctgATATGAGCTAGTCATATGACACGTGTGACTATGCATCACTACCATGAGTTGGaagtgagaatttttttttaaaaaaaaaaaaaaaaattggaaaatatatatatacttttctttaacaaaatgaacttcaacaaaagaaacaaaataaaaaaatagaactaTTTCAACGATGATTCGTAggagaataaaacaaaattatagaaTTGTTAATGGAATATTATTAGGCCTGAGTTGTCATTGTATCATTGACATTAATACCCACAATCTCATTTTAGTTGGCACCATAAGGGGAAACTAATGGAGGGAAGGAGTCAAAATGCACAAACGACGTTCATCATGTGATATGATTATTTTAGTAGACTTTATAATCGtgattttgggggggggggggggcatctTCTTGGCcgggttttgaaaaaaacctGATTTCAAAACCTGAAAGATATCCCTAAATAGTTTGtgataataattgaaataataattatttattataaaatttttttttttaatttaaataattattatttaggaAGAGCTACgcgtttttttttgttcttttgaaaACCGGCTTTAAGCGTGGAGTGGGACTCATGCGTAAAACCGTTTTTCTCTTGAGTTTTGCTTGAattctagtgttttttttttttgggtcgaAATTGGGTTGAACCTGGGTGGTcgggttttgaaaaaaacttGAAAGGTCTTGATTCATTTCGGACTTTCGGTTCCCAAACAGTTCATTAGGgagtgacatatatatatatatatatatatatatatatatatatatatatatatatatatatatatatatatatatatatatatatatatatatttgggaaaGTTCtcaattaagtaattaaatacaTTAATTTCACTAGTTTAAATCAAGGGTTAAATAACTCtaaggtccctgagttttggcaactttattttttagtctctgagtttcaattcgcatcacaga
The sequence above is drawn from the Alnus glutinosa chromosome 11, dhAlnGlut1.1, whole genome shotgun sequence genome and encodes:
- the LOC133881138 gene encoding dirigent protein 1-like, translated to MAQNFLPKRVTSLFLVLVVATAIYLAKAADHNLKETNLSLYFQDISAFSAANATVIPVAGIAGKAWTFTQFGTVFVTDDFITESADPNSPEVGRAQGMYVTAGLDGLNSLVMISIVFTNKEYSGSTLEIQGVSKQFEAVREVSVVGGTGKFRFARGYVTFETYSFHVPTHHAVIRCNMTVQHY